A region of Myxococcus stipitatus DSM 14675 DNA encodes the following proteins:
- a CDS encoding amino acid adenylation domain-containing protein, which yields MPRADALPLSFAQQRLWLVDQLEPGSAAYNIPSALRMHGTLDVSALERSFTALVERHESLRTTFLSREGEPVQVIHPVGPFSLPIVELGMLPEEDREQRAQQLATEEAQRPFDLARGPVLRATLARLSAEDHVLMVTMHHAISDGWSMGILIQELASFYEAFATGETPRLAPLSIQYADFAAWQRSWLKGDVMEGQLSYWRKQLGGLPPLLELPTDRTRPPVRSSRGGSQPVRLSRELTERLSALCRKEGATPFMALLAAWQVLLARYSGQDDVSVGSPIAGRTRAETEGLIGFFVNTLVLRTHVNPSLSFRALLAQVRATTLAAYEHQDVPFEKLVEELKPQRSLSHTPLFQVMLSLQNLPVAHRTVSGPSADSSPLRLESFTQAHQSTKFDLTLTLSETPDGLAGSLSYRVDLFEDSTIQRWAEHLHTFLAAAISSPDSRVGELPMLSAQERRQVLSDWNSTLSEVPWRGAFHQLFEAQAALTPDALAVLDDDSSLSFSALNQRSNQLAHFLRARGVGPESRVAFCLERSTSALVALLSILKAGAAYVPLDASYPLERLSFMLEDSRAPFVLTQSHLLPRLSSSSSPLCLDDKAFLAALDALPTSNPSHLTLPSHPAYVIYTSGSTGRPKGVVIHHSSVVNLLHALSSSVFSDVTRPLRFSLNAPLSFDASVKQLVFLSQGHALCFVPQAAREDVPLLLSWLSRHSVDVFDCAPSHLRLLLDEGLSSFHRPLRLLIGGESIDDSLWASLSSSPNLHPFNVYGPTECTVDATALSLRASSRPVLGPPLPNVSTFILDSSLLPSPVGVPGELFIGGLGLARGYLHRPDLTAERFVPNPFSSSPGARLYRTGDKARWLPNGHLEYLGRIDFQVKLRGFRIELGEIEAALEALPSVHHAAVLLREDVPGLKRLVAYVTPSSLDVSALRSSLLTSLPDYMVPSAFVALDSLPINAHGKLDRAALPPPDSAPSDSFLAPRNPTEALLASIWADVLHLDSVSVSDDFFSLGGHSLLATQVVSRIRKALGVELPLRVLFEAPTVAALAARIQAQGNTSLELQRPPLVPVPRTGPLPLSFAQQRLWFLDQLLPGSATYNMPTFVRLDGSLDIAALQRGFDELVRRHESLRTTFIELDGQPFQQIAPEGQLPVTRVNLRGIDEEASHSEVQRLLREEYQRPFNLSTGPLIRTMLLELSDTEHVLALNMHHIVSDGWSMGVLIREVAALYDAFSKEKPSPLAPLAIQYADYSAWQRDWLQGEVLDSQLAYWRNQLASAPNLALPIDKPRPPVQTFNGASTSVSISGPVAKRLKALCRSEGATPFMALLATWQLLLARHSGQDDIVVGSPIAGRHRAELESLIGFFVNTLVFRARIAPHESFLGLLRQVKEFALNAYAHQDIPFERLVEELHPARDLSRSPLFQVIFALQNTPESAIQKTDLTLSPVGVGGVVATAKFELTLNLTETPDGISGSLGYNTDLFEQATIERMARHFEVLVEAITSRPEVPIAEHSLLTEMERREVLVDWAQAPARVSTDDTMPEAFARVVARSPDATALLFGEESLSYRQVDTRSNQLAWHLRSLGVSTDTRVAVSLERSPDLIVALLAVLKAGAAYVPLDTQYPPERLASMVEDARPSILLTSRALLSKLPSEGLTLVLLDDVALSERPAHALPPSALPDSLAYVVFTSGSTGKPKGVACTHRGVVHTLLGVDYTTFNHEQTHLLLAPISFDATVFEVWGALLHGARLVVLPPLAPSLEDLFGAISRHAVTTLWATSGLFSQLVESRLPAPPSLQRVLTGGDVVSPLHVREALTSWGLPVTNCYGPTEITVLATAFSLARADDVGTCIPIGRPTNGTRLLVLDASLQPVPVGVTGELFIGGEGLARGYLGQPALTAERFVPDPFSASPGARLYRSGDLVRWSPDGVLDFIGRSDAQVKVRGFRIELSEVEAALLAHPSVREAVALAREDAPGDKRLVGYFVADDLDSVSLRAFLKSRLPEFMVPSSLLRLDALPLTSNAKIDRKALPPPEAVLHASAASQVAPRTPTEEVLATAWADVLRVPKVGITDDFFELGGHSLLAIKLMAKIRERTRVSLPVAALFQGSSIERLAAILEQHQGSTRALPNLVRLDSGSSNERPLFIVHGGGGSALGYTELVRHLAPSRPIHGFSASGLDGGELPPASVEILARDYLSQLRVVQPHGPYLLAGWSFGGLVAYEMARRLQSQGEQVEMLVMVDSHAPRPEPRPMPDELSQLVSFSHTLGLPWQSLPLDPERLRRLAGRERLAYLLEQARDASMGLDMDVDTAERLFALHQRLTAAQLTYVPTGASYEGSTVLIKAATSLSGVKVADDLGWSAWLASAPTVHEAPGNHYTMLRAPHVTTLAELFARLLESLKRDAA from the coding sequence ATGCCTCGGGCTGACGCATTGCCGCTCTCCTTCGCGCAGCAGCGCCTCTGGCTGGTGGATCAGCTCGAGCCCGGAAGCGCCGCCTACAACATCCCCTCTGCCTTGCGGATGCATGGGACGCTCGATGTCTCCGCGCTGGAGCGCTCGTTCACCGCACTCGTCGAGCGCCACGAGTCCCTGCGCACCACGTTCCTCTCCCGTGAGGGGGAACCCGTCCAGGTCATCCATCCGGTCGGGCCGTTCTCCTTGCCCATCGTGGAACTGGGAATGCTGCCGGAGGAGGACCGCGAGCAGCGTGCACAGCAGCTCGCGACCGAGGAGGCGCAGCGTCCGTTCGACCTCGCGCGCGGCCCTGTTCTCAGAGCGACGCTCGCGCGGCTCTCAGCCGAGGACCATGTCCTGATGGTCACCATGCACCACGCCATCTCCGATGGTTGGTCCATGGGCATCCTCATCCAGGAGCTCGCGTCCTTCTACGAAGCCTTCGCGACTGGGGAGACGCCGCGACTGGCGCCACTCTCCATCCAGTACGCCGACTTCGCGGCGTGGCAGCGCTCCTGGTTGAAGGGCGACGTGATGGAAGGACAACTGAGCTACTGGAGGAAGCAGCTCGGTGGACTCCCTCCCCTGCTCGAGCTCCCGACGGACAGGACACGTCCCCCTGTGCGGAGTTCTCGCGGCGGCAGCCAGCCGGTGCGCCTGTCGCGTGAGCTGACCGAGCGCCTCTCCGCGCTGTGCCGCAAGGAGGGCGCCACTCCCTTCATGGCCCTCCTCGCCGCCTGGCAGGTCCTCCTCGCTCGCTACTCAGGCCAGGACGATGTCTCCGTCGGCTCCCCCATCGCCGGACGCACTCGCGCTGAAACCGAGGGCCTCATCGGCTTCTTCGTCAACACCCTCGTCCTCCGCACTCACGTCAATCCCTCGCTGAGCTTCAGGGCGCTGCTCGCACAGGTCCGCGCCACCACTCTCGCCGCCTACGAGCACCAGGACGTCCCCTTCGAGAAGCTCGTCGAGGAGCTCAAGCCTCAGCGCAGCCTCAGCCACACTCCTCTCTTCCAGGTCATGCTCTCCCTCCAGAACCTCCCGGTCGCCCATCGCACCGTCTCGGGACCTTCTGCAGACAGCTCCCCCTTGCGCCTCGAGTCCTTCACCCAGGCTCACCAGTCCACCAAGTTCGACCTCACCCTCACCCTCTCTGAAACTCCTGACGGACTCGCTGGCAGCCTCAGCTACCGCGTGGACCTCTTCGAGGACTCCACCATCCAGCGCTGGGCCGAGCACCTCCACACCTTCCTCGCGGCCGCTATCTCCTCGCCCGACTCACGCGTCGGCGAGCTGCCCATGCTGTCCGCACAGGAGCGCCGTCAGGTCCTCTCCGACTGGAACAGCACCCTCTCCGAAGTCCCCTGGCGCGGCGCCTTCCACCAGCTCTTCGAGGCCCAGGCCGCTCTCACTCCCGACGCCCTCGCCGTCCTCGACGACGACTCCTCCCTCTCCTTCTCCGCTCTCAACCAACGCTCAAACCAGCTCGCTCACTTCCTGCGTGCTCGTGGCGTCGGCCCTGAGTCTCGCGTCGCCTTCTGCCTCGAACGCTCCACTTCCGCCCTCGTCGCCCTTCTCTCCATCCTCAAGGCTGGCGCCGCCTACGTCCCTCTCGACGCCTCCTACCCCCTCGAGCGCCTCTCCTTCATGCTCGAGGACTCCCGCGCCCCCTTCGTCCTCACCCAGTCTCATCTCCTCCCCAGACTCTCCTCCTCCTCCTCTCCCCTCTGCCTCGACGACAAGGCTTTCCTCGCCGCTCTCGACGCTCTCCCCACTTCAAACCCTTCTCACCTCACCCTCCCCTCTCACCCCGCCTACGTCATCTACACCTCCGGCTCCACCGGCAGGCCCAAGGGCGTCGTCATCCACCACTCCTCCGTGGTGAATCTCCTCCACGCCCTCTCCTCTTCCGTCTTCTCCGACGTCACGCGGCCTCTCCGCTTCTCCCTCAACGCCCCTCTCTCCTTCGACGCCTCCGTCAAGCAGCTCGTCTTCCTCTCCCAAGGACACGCTCTCTGCTTCGTCCCCCAGGCCGCTCGCGAGGACGTCCCCCTCCTCCTCTCCTGGCTCTCCAGGCACTCCGTCGACGTCTTCGACTGTGCCCCCTCCCACCTCCGTCTCCTCCTCGACGAGGGCCTCTCCTCCTTCCATCGCCCCCTCCGCCTCCTCATCGGCGGTGAGTCCATCGACGACTCCCTCTGGGCCTCCCTCTCCTCCTCCCCCAACCTCCACCCCTTCAACGTCTACGGCCCCACCGAGTGCACCGTCGACGCCACCGCACTCTCCCTCCGCGCCTCTTCTCGCCCCGTCCTCGGCCCTCCCCTCCCCAACGTCTCCACCTTCATCCTCGACTCTTCTCTCCTGCCCTCTCCCGTCGGTGTCCCGGGTGAGCTCTTCATCGGCGGACTCGGCCTCGCTCGTGGCTACCTCCACCGCCCCGACCTCACCGCTGAGCGCTTCGTCCCCAACCCCTTCTCCTCTTCTCCCGGCGCTCGCCTCTACCGCACCGGCGACAAGGCTCGCTGGCTCCCCAACGGCCACCTCGAGTACCTCGGCCGCATCGACTTCCAGGTGAAGCTCCGCGGCTTCCGAATCGAGCTCGGTGAAATCGAGGCCGCTCTCGAAGCCCTCCCCTCCGTCCACCACGCCGCCGTCCTCCTCCGTGAGGACGTCCCGGGCCTCAAGCGCCTCGTCGCCTACGTCACTCCTTCCTCTCTCGACGTCTCGGCGCTTCGCTCCTCCCTCCTCACCTCTCTGCCCGACTACATGGTGCCCTCGGCCTTCGTGGCCTTGGACTCCCTCCCCATCAACGCCCACGGCAAGCTCGACAGGGCCGCTCTCCCTCCCCCGGACTCCGCCCCCTCCGACTCCTTCCTTGCCCCTCGCAACCCCACCGAGGCTCTCCTCGCCTCCATCTGGGCCGACGTCCTCCACCTCGACTCCGTCAGCGTCTCAGACGACTTCTTCTCCCTCGGTGGCCACTCCCTCCTCGCCACCCAGGTCGTCTCTCGCATCCGCAAGGCTCTCGGTGTCGAGCTGCCTCTGCGCGTCCTCTTCGAGGCGCCCACCGTCGCGGCGCTCGCGGCTCGCATCCAGGCGCAGGGAAACACCAGCCTCGAGCTCCAGCGCCCGCCGCTCGTCCCCGTCCCTCGCACCGGGCCTCTGCCTCTCTCCTTCGCTCAGCAGCGCCTCTGGTTCCTCGACCAACTGCTCCCGGGGAGCGCGACGTACAACATGCCCACGTTCGTGAGGCTCGATGGGTCTCTCGACATCGCGGCACTCCAACGCGGCTTCGATGAGCTCGTCCGCCGGCACGAGTCGCTCCGGACGACCTTCATCGAGCTGGACGGCCAACCCTTCCAGCAGATCGCTCCCGAGGGTCAGCTTCCGGTGACGCGTGTGAACCTCCGCGGCATCGACGAGGAGGCGTCACATTCGGAGGTCCAGCGCCTGTTGCGGGAGGAGTATCAGCGCCCGTTCAACCTCTCCACGGGGCCACTCATCCGCACGATGCTGCTGGAGCTGAGCGACACTGAGCACGTGCTCGCGCTCAACATGCACCACATCGTCTCGGACGGCTGGTCCATGGGAGTGCTCATCCGAGAGGTCGCGGCGCTCTACGACGCCTTCTCCAAGGAGAAGCCGTCGCCTCTCGCGCCCCTCGCCATCCAGTACGCGGATTACTCGGCCTGGCAGCGCGATTGGCTCCAGGGGGAGGTCCTCGACTCGCAGCTCGCCTACTGGCGGAACCAGCTCGCTTCAGCGCCGAATCTGGCGTTGCCCATCGACAAGCCTCGGCCGCCCGTCCAGACGTTCAACGGGGCCTCGACCTCGGTCTCCATCAGCGGCCCCGTCGCGAAGAGGCTCAAGGCACTTTGCCGGAGTGAAGGCGCCACGCCCTTCATGGCGCTGCTCGCCACGTGGCAGCTCTTGCTGGCCCGGCATTCCGGGCAGGACGATATCGTCGTGGGTTCGCCCATCGCGGGCCGGCACCGCGCGGAGCTCGAGAGCCTCATCGGCTTCTTCGTCAACACCCTCGTCTTCCGCGCGCGCATCGCGCCGCACGAGTCGTTCCTCGGGTTGCTGCGACAGGTGAAGGAATTCGCGCTCAATGCCTATGCACATCAGGACATCCCGTTCGAGCGGCTCGTCGAGGAGCTGCATCCGGCGCGTGACCTGAGCCGAAGCCCCCTGTTCCAGGTGATCTTCGCGCTCCAGAACACGCCGGAGTCCGCCATCCAGAAGACAGACCTCACGCTGAGCCCTGTCGGAGTGGGGGGCGTGGTGGCCACCGCGAAGTTCGAGCTCACGCTGAACCTCACGGAGACGCCGGACGGCATCTCCGGATCCCTGGGCTACAACACGGACCTCTTCGAGCAGGCCACCATCGAGCGAATGGCCCGCCACTTCGAGGTTCTCGTCGAGGCCATCACCTCACGCCCCGAAGTCCCCATCGCCGAGCACTCGCTGCTCACCGAGATGGAGCGGCGCGAAGTCCTCGTCGACTGGGCGCAGGCTCCCGCCCGCGTCTCCACCGACGACACGATGCCCGAGGCCTTCGCGCGCGTCGTGGCTCGTTCTCCGGATGCCACCGCGCTCCTCTTCGGCGAGGAGTCTCTCTCCTATCGCCAGGTCGACACGCGCTCCAACCAGCTCGCCTGGCACCTGCGTTCTCTCGGCGTCTCCACGGACACTCGCGTCGCCGTCTCCCTGGAGCGCTCACCCGACCTCATCGTCGCCCTGCTCGCCGTCCTCAAGGCTGGCGCGGCCTACGTCCCGCTCGACACCCAGTACCCTCCCGAGCGGCTCGCCTCCATGGTCGAGGACGCTCGCCCCTCCATCCTCCTCACTTCGCGAGCGCTCCTCTCGAAGCTCCCTTCCGAGGGCCTGACGCTCGTCCTCCTCGACGACGTCGCCCTCTCCGAGCGCCCCGCTCATGCGCTCCCACCTTCAGCGCTTCCCGACTCTCTCGCCTACGTCGTCTTCACCTCGGGCTCCACGGGCAAGCCCAAGGGCGTCGCCTGCACCCATCGCGGCGTGGTCCACACGCTCCTCGGGGTCGACTACACCACCTTCAACCACGAGCAGACTCACCTCCTCCTCGCCCCCATCTCCTTCGATGCAACGGTCTTCGAGGTCTGGGGTGCGCTGCTCCACGGTGCGCGACTGGTCGTCCTGCCGCCGCTGGCCCCGTCGCTCGAGGACCTCTTCGGCGCCATCTCTCGTCACGCCGTCACCACCCTCTGGGCCACCAGCGGTCTGTTCTCCCAGCTCGTCGAGTCCCGACTCCCCGCTCCTCCGTCTCTCCAGCGCGTGCTCACCGGTGGCGATGTCGTCTCGCCGCTCCACGTCCGTGAGGCGCTGACGTCTTGGGGACTTCCGGTCACCAACTGCTACGGCCCCACCGAAATCACCGTCCTCGCCACGGCCTTCTCCCTGGCGCGTGCGGACGACGTCGGCACGTGCATCCCCATCGGGCGGCCCACCAATGGCACGCGGCTCCTCGTCCTCGACGCGTCTCTCCAGCCCGTTCCCGTCGGCGTCACCGGTGAGCTCTTCATCGGCGGCGAGGGACTCGCACGGGGCTACCTCGGGCAACCTGCGCTCACCGCGGAGCGCTTCGTTCCGGACCCGTTCTCTGCTTCTCCCGGGGCGCGCCTCTATCGCTCCGGAGACCTCGTCCGCTGGAGTCCCGATGGGGTTCTCGACTTCATCGGCCGCTCCGACGCCCAGGTCAAAGTCCGGGGCTTCCGCATCGAGCTTTCCGAAGTCGAGGCCGCGCTCCTCGCACACCCCTCCGTCCGCGAGGCCGTCGCTCTCGCTCGCGAGGATGCTCCCGGTGACAAGCGCCTCGTCGGATACTTCGTGGCTGACGACCTGGACTCTGTCTCGCTCCGCGCCTTCCTCAAGTCGCGTCTGCCCGAGTTCATGGTCCCCTCGTCGCTCCTCCGCCTCGACGCACTGCCCCTGACGTCGAACGCCAAGATCGACCGCAAGGCCCTTCCTCCTCCCGAGGCGGTGCTCCACGCATCCGCCGCGTCCCAGGTGGCGCCGCGCACTCCGACCGAGGAAGTGCTCGCGACCGCGTGGGCAGACGTCCTGCGAGTCCCGAAGGTGGGCATCACGGACGACTTCTTCGAGCTGGGTGGTCACTCCCTGCTGGCCATCAAGTTGATGGCGAAGATTCGCGAGCGGACCAGGGTGTCGCTCCCCGTCGCGGCGCTCTTCCAGGGGTCGAGCATCGAGCGGCTGGCCGCCATCCTGGAGCAGCACCAGGGCAGCACGCGGGCGTTGCCGAACCTCGTGCGGCTCGACTCGGGTTCGTCGAATGAGCGTCCGCTGTTCATCGTCCACGGAGGTGGAGGAAGCGCACTGGGGTACACGGAGCTCGTGCGGCACCTCGCGCCGAGCCGGCCCATCCACGGCTTCTCCGCCAGTGGGCTCGACGGCGGCGAGCTGCCTCCGGCCTCGGTCGAGATTCTCGCTCGGGACTACCTGTCACAGCTTCGCGTCGTGCAGCCGCACGGGCCCTACCTGCTCGCGGGTTGGTCGTTCGGCGGGCTCGTCGCGTACGAGATGGCGCGTCGACTCCAGAGCCAGGGTGAGCAGGTGGAGATGTTGGTGATGGTCGACAGCCATGCGCCTCGGCCGGAGCCTCGTCCCATGCCGGATGAGCTGTCGCAGCTCGTCTCGTTCAGCCACACGTTGGGGTTGCCGTGGCAGAGCTTGCCGCTGGACCCGGAGCGCCTGAGGCGGCTCGCGGGAAGAGAGCGGCTGGCCTATCTGCTGGAGCAGGCACGCGACGCCTCGATGGGGCTCGACATGGACGTCGACACCGCCGAGCGCCTCTTCGCCCTCCACCAGAGACTGACCGCGGCGCAGCTCACCTACGTGCCCACGGGGGCGTCGTATGAAGGCTCCACCGTGCTCATCAAGGCCGCCACATCACTCAGCGGGGTGAAGGTGGCGGACGACCTTGGCTGGAGCGCGTGGCTCGCATCCGCGCCCACGGTGCACGAGGCGCCCGGCAACCACTACACGATGTTGCGCGCGCCCCACGTCACGACCCTGGCCGAGCTGTTCGCAAGGCTCCTGGAATCGCTCAAACGGGACGCGGCCTGA